One Parashewanella spongiae genomic window, TCGCTTTAAATCGATCTCCAGGGTAATAAATATCACGGGCCATATTATCGAAATAAGGTGTTAATTTTAATAAGGCTTGATTTTTAATTAAAGTAAAGTTCTCTTGCACACTTCCCCCCTTAGTCCAGAATATTTATTGGGTATACTTAAAGTTATGAACCGATAAAAACGTTATCTAAAACAGCTAAACATGGTTGATTAACCTAGTTTTAAATTCGAGCATAAAGTCATTTGGGTCCGATTTCTAAGTTCTATAAATTCTAATAAATAATCGATACTGCCGTTTTCTTAAAAAACAACCTTGTGGCATAATGCATATTTTGTATTTCTTTCATGATATTTAAATGAAGGAGTTTCTTCTTGATTGCCTAGGTATATCTACCTAGTACCCAAACACAGTGAAGATGATCGATTGAACTCACTTTAAAGCTGGTATTAATTCATCTGGAGCAAGCACTGAAATATTGCGTGGCGTTTTAGGTTTCTTTCTAATTAACCCTTTATTTTCCAGTGTCTTTATCATTTGATTAACGGTCGGTGGGGTAACGTCAAAATACTCTTGAAAATCCGTGTGTGCAGGCGGGATTTTATTTACCTTTATGTACATTTTTATGAACGCTAAATACTGACCTTGTTTCTCTGTAAATGGTACTTTCTCTGACGCTGGGATCGACATATTTCTCATTTTGTGATCAATTATGGTAATTGTTAACTACTTCCAT contains:
- a CDS encoding LexA family protein, producing MSIPASEKVPFTEKQGQYLAFIKMYIKVNKIPPAHTDFQEYFDVTPPTVNQMIKTLENKGLIRKKPKTPRNISVLAPDELIPALK